The Polyangiaceae bacterium genome includes a region encoding these proteins:
- a CDS encoding carbohydrate-binding family 9-like protein: MPKPAIAWGMLALAVAATSCKRAPSFDEPFVDRSDGALPELSAPKIPRGAIRVDGKLDEPEWQRAGSSGMFVAPGSGRPAPQSKVNARARLAWDDERLYVAFVVWDPQTSSPFGKDEVDPHIWARASGVELMLQPGNRSDNRDYFEIQVDVAGSIWDTRFDDYNRPITGGPDDASKRFGHQDWRSELERAVVVGSGSYVVELAIPLRALATAAHPGPPRAGDVWRANLYSFRDGQADALAWSPLLGQGNFHRTARFGRLVFAAGTP, encoded by the coding sequence ATGCCGAAGCCCGCAATTGCTTGGGGAATGCTCGCTCTCGCAGTCGCGGCGACCAGCTGCAAGCGCGCGCCCAGCTTCGACGAGCCGTTCGTGGACCGAAGCGATGGTGCCCTGCCCGAGCTCAGCGCGCCGAAGATCCCGCGCGGTGCCATCCGCGTGGATGGCAAGCTCGACGAGCCCGAGTGGCAGCGCGCGGGGTCGTCGGGGATGTTCGTCGCGCCAGGCAGCGGACGACCCGCGCCGCAGTCGAAGGTGAACGCGCGCGCCCGGCTGGCTTGGGACGACGAGCGCCTCTACGTCGCCTTCGTCGTGTGGGACCCGCAGACGAGCTCGCCCTTCGGCAAGGACGAAGTCGATCCTCACATCTGGGCCCGGGCCTCGGGCGTCGAGCTGATGCTCCAGCCGGGCAACCGCAGCGACAACCGCGACTACTTCGAGATCCAGGTGGATGTCGCCGGCTCAATTTGGGACACCCGGTTCGACGACTACAACCGGCCGATCACCGGAGGTCCCGACGACGCGAGCAAGCGTTTCGGACATCAGGACTGGCGGAGCGAGCTCGAGCGCGCGGTGGTCGTCGGCTCCGGGAGCTACGTCGTCGAGCTGGCGATCCCGCTTCGCGCTCTGGCGACCGCAGCCCACCCAGGCCCGCCCCGTGCCGGTGACGTCTGGCGGGCGAACCTGTACAGCTTCCGCGACGGGCAGGCCGACGCGCTGGCCTGGTCTCCCTTGCTCGGCCAGGGAAACTTCCACCGCACGGCTCGCTTCGGGAGGCTGGTCTTCGCGGCAGGTACCCCCTGA
- a CDS encoding FHA domain-containing protein, with protein MGSPQGPKPGAGRRPRAIPSLLVREHEVPLAEGETVIGRGGEARISILGNLVSRRHARLVCSEGRVTVEDLGSRNGVFVNGVRLVAPAMLEDGDTLLIGTTQLTYFLGTPGEEESPRARVVFDDQGNMVPEGAVADEWSTRTALRFESEDTVDFDREDVTVQGSRPPSPRMASALLQKPATETSPPPTPRAKDPVAPASGALPRLQLGRMTSSGPPSRPRPSAPPLVGPARPTPFPSTPSRPSSSPSLPGQDPLLAALTVIDRMLGRGDTDAASRALSGHLAKRIASARAGAALSPEVLDAAALHCLSLLELTGEPSWFDSVIELHSVARAPLAHVVLDRLTPFVGVVPSTSQTRLADYQSVVRELLGEVDVAALEACERILALGS; from the coding sequence ATGGGCTCCCCGCAAGGACCGAAGCCCGGCGCTGGCCGGCGTCCGCGGGCGATTCCATCCCTGTTGGTCCGGGAGCACGAGGTCCCCCTGGCGGAGGGGGAGACCGTGATCGGCCGCGGGGGTGAGGCGAGGATCTCGATCCTCGGCAACCTGGTGTCGCGCAGACACGCACGCCTGGTCTGTAGCGAAGGCAGAGTCACCGTCGAGGATCTGGGCAGCCGAAACGGCGTCTTCGTCAACGGCGTCCGCCTGGTCGCGCCGGCGATGCTCGAAGACGGCGACACGCTGCTCATCGGGACCACTCAGCTCACGTATTTCTTGGGCACCCCGGGTGAAGAGGAGAGTCCGCGCGCGCGGGTCGTGTTCGACGACCAGGGCAACATGGTGCCGGAAGGCGCGGTGGCCGACGAGTGGTCGACGCGCACCGCGCTGCGCTTCGAGTCCGAAGACACCGTGGACTTCGACCGCGAAGACGTCACCGTCCAGGGCAGCCGCCCGCCGAGCCCCCGCATGGCCTCCGCGCTGTTGCAGAAGCCAGCCACCGAGACCAGCCCGCCGCCGACGCCGCGGGCCAAAGATCCGGTGGCGCCCGCGAGCGGCGCGTTGCCCAGGCTCCAGCTCGGCCGCATGACCAGCTCAGGTCCGCCGTCTCGCCCGCGACCGAGCGCCCCGCCGCTGGTTGGTCCGGCGCGACCGACCCCTTTCCCCTCCACGCCGTCGCGCCCGAGCTCTTCTCCCTCGTTGCCTGGCCAGGACCCGCTGCTCGCCGCGCTGACGGTCATCGATCGCATGCTGGGGCGCGGCGATACCGATGCGGCGTCGCGAGCGCTGAGCGGCCACCTGGCCAAGCGCATCGCCAGCGCCCGCGCCGGCGCGGCGCTCTCCCCCGAGGTGCTCGACGCGGCCGCGCTCCACTGCTTGTCGCTCCTGGAGCTCACCGGTGAGCCCAGCTGGTTCGACTCGGTGATCGAGCTGCACTCGGTCGCGAGGGCGCCGCTCGCGCACGTCGTGCTCGACCGCCTGACCCCCTTCGTGGGCGTCGTCCCCAGCACCAGCCAGACGCGCTTGGCAGACTATCAGAGCGTGGTGCGCGAGCTTCTGGGCGAGGTGGACGTCGCGGCCCTCGAGGCCTGCGAGCGCATCCTGGCGCTCGGCTCCTAG
- a CDS encoding acyl-CoA dehydrogenase family protein, with protein MSALLARYRDFVGKEVLPLEARAAGRPFSELEPELARVRDEARAAGLFAPQVPREHGGLGLSFREHALVSEVLGRSPLGHYVMNCQAPDAGNMEILHLFGSDEQKARFLAPLARGEIRSCFSMTEPERAGSNPTWLDTRAVRDGQSYVIDGHKWFTTSADGASFAVVMAVTNPEAPAYARASMILVPTDTPGFEHVRRISIMGHQGSGWASHSEIRYRGCRVPVENRLGDEGAGFMIAQERLGPGRIHHCMRWMGICERAFEMMCRYAATREISPGKPLGTRQMIQDFIAESRAEIDAARLLIHHAAWKIDKLGQYEARNEISAIKFYAANVLQRVLDRAIQTHGGLGVTDDTPLASWWVHERAARIYDGPDEVHKAALARRILKAHGLVVKAD; from the coding sequence ATGTCGGCGCTGCTCGCGCGCTACCGTGACTTCGTCGGCAAGGAAGTGTTGCCGCTCGAGGCCCGGGCCGCGGGCCGTCCGTTCTCCGAGCTCGAGCCGGAGCTCGCGCGCGTGCGGGACGAGGCGCGCGCGGCTGGGCTCTTCGCCCCGCAGGTTCCCCGCGAGCACGGGGGGCTCGGCCTGTCGTTCCGCGAGCACGCGCTGGTCAGCGAGGTGCTCGGCCGGAGCCCGCTCGGGCACTACGTGATGAACTGCCAGGCCCCGGACGCCGGGAACATGGAGATCCTGCACCTGTTCGGCAGCGACGAGCAGAAGGCCCGCTTCCTGGCGCCGCTCGCGAGAGGCGAGATCCGGAGCTGCTTCTCCATGACCGAGCCGGAGCGCGCCGGCTCGAACCCGACCTGGCTGGACACGCGCGCGGTGCGTGACGGCCAGAGCTACGTGATCGACGGGCACAAGTGGTTCACCACCTCGGCCGACGGCGCGAGCTTCGCGGTGGTGATGGCCGTCACCAACCCGGAGGCGCCGGCCTACGCCCGGGCCAGCATGATCCTGGTGCCGACGGACACCCCCGGCTTCGAGCACGTGCGCCGCATCTCCATCATGGGGCACCAGGGCTCGGGCTGGGCCAGCCACTCGGAGATCCGCTACCGCGGCTGCCGCGTGCCGGTGGAGAACCGGCTCGGGGACGAGGGCGCGGGCTTCATGATCGCGCAGGAGCGGCTGGGCCCTGGGCGCATCCACCACTGCATGCGCTGGATGGGGATCTGCGAGCGCGCCTTCGAGATGATGTGCCGTTACGCTGCCACCCGCGAGATCTCACCCGGCAAGCCGCTGGGAACGCGGCAGATGATCCAGGACTTCATCGCCGAGAGCCGCGCCGAGATCGACGCCGCCAGGCTCTTGATTCACCACGCCGCGTGGAAGATCGACAAGCTCGGACAATACGAGGCGCGTAACGAGATCAGCGCCATCAAATTCTACGCCGCGAACGTCTTGCAGCGCGTCCTCGACCGCGCCATCCAGACTCACGGAGGCCTCGGGGTCACGGACGACACCCCGCTCGCCAGCTGGTGGGTCCACGAGCGAGCGGCGCGCATCTACGACGGGCCGGACGAGGTGCACAAGGCCGCCTTGGCGCGCCGCATCCTCAAGGCGCACGGCCTGGTCGTGAAGGCCGACTGA
- a CDS encoding histidine phosphatase family protein, translating to MSTLLLVRHAQASFLSDDYDRLSELGIEQSRQLGRQLALGGARFDAVFVGPRRRHAHTAEVLLAELEAAPEPELLPELDEYPAEEVLAARIGELTSARAELAEDIGHSDKRRRGRAFDLLLQEALHDWVRRDRDDAAHETWQSFGARVGRALERLTRDDGRGRRVLCVSSAGTIGALAAQVLAAPAETALELGFMINNSAVTEIAFSAGKRSLARFNVLGHLADPSHWTRR from the coding sequence ATGAGCACCCTGCTCCTGGTTCGCCACGCCCAGGCGTCCTTTCTGAGCGACGACTACGACCGCCTGAGCGAGCTCGGGATCGAGCAGTCGCGCCAGCTCGGGCGCCAGCTCGCGCTCGGCGGCGCTCGATTCGACGCCGTGTTCGTCGGGCCGCGCCGACGTCACGCGCACACGGCGGAGGTGCTGCTCGCCGAGCTGGAAGCCGCGCCGGAGCCGGAGCTCCTGCCGGAGCTCGACGAGTATCCCGCGGAGGAAGTGCTGGCGGCGCGCATCGGCGAGCTCACCTCCGCCCGGGCGGAGCTGGCCGAGGACATCGGCCACTCCGACAAACGCCGGCGTGGGCGGGCGTTCGATCTCCTGTTGCAGGAGGCGCTGCACGACTGGGTGCGGCGAGACCGCGACGACGCGGCTCACGAGACCTGGCAGAGCTTCGGGGCACGGGTCGGTCGCGCGCTCGAGCGCCTGACGCGGGACGACGGGCGAGGGCGCCGCGTCCTCTGCGTGAGCTCCGCCGGCACCATCGGTGCGCTGGCCGCGCAGGTCCTGGCGGCGCCGGCGGAGACCGCGCTCGAGCTCGGCTTCATGATCAACAACTCGGCCGTGACCGAGATCGCGTTCTCTGCCGGCAAGCGCAGCCTGGCGCGCTTCAACGTCCTCGGGCATCTGGCCGATCCGAGTCACTGGACGCGCCGCTGA